GCGGTGGAACAGTTTCCACAGACCCACATGGATTTGAAATGGATGGAAGTGACACAAACGGCTCTGGTGGAACTGGCTTATCTAACCCAAATGTTTCTAATTTTACAACTTTAGGTCAATCCATCACAGCTGGAGAAGGGATGCGATTTAGAGAAGGTATGAGAGGGACTTTTTCAAATGGATTAGTTTACGGATATTTGGCAAAAAATATCAATTGTATCAATAATGCAGGAACTGCCGGAAATACAAATCCAACAGGTTCGAGTGCAAATATAAAAGTACAAACTGGAAAAACTGATACTATAGGTACTCAATGCGTATCATTAACAACTTCTGCAGAATTAAGTTCAATTCCAATCGTAGATGCTGGAAATATTGCTGATTGCGGAATTGGTGGAACAAAACCTGATTTTACATCGACTGCAGCCTATGCAACATTAGGTGGTGGTCCAGTTGCTCAAGGAAAATGGTGGGATGGTTGGTCAGTATACCGAGCAAGATAATTTTTGCTTGAATCTGTCACTAAATGTAGGCTCCAGTAGTAATACTGGGGCTTTTTTTATGAAATATATTAACTTACTCATTGTCATTCTATCTCTTATCACCATTAGTTGTAAGGATAAATCTTCAACCAAAATCGAATCATCGCCTGAAATTCAGGCAAAATTAAAAAAATCGCACGAAGAATTAACGAAAAGGAAACTTCAAAACCATTCTATTTCTGGGTTTAAATCAAAAGAAGAATCGGTGTCTGAATTTTTAAAAGAATTGGTGAATTCAAAACAAAGTAAAGATAAGTATAATTCTTTATTAAATGATTTTGAAAAAGAATTTGTATTTTTTCCAAATATCTATGGAGAGAATACGTCTTTAGATGTAACTCCTTTGGAAGATTACAGATTAACTTTTGATCGTTTGGAAGCACTCGGAATCCAGAGGATCAAGGAATATAAACTAGATTCATCAAATCTAAAAAACATCAATATAGTATGGAAAAGTTCTAAGCCATATGGTAATTTTCTCATCCACAAAATTGGTAGAATTGAAGTCATAAAAAAAGGTTCTAAGATAGAAATTAATCAAATAAAGTCTTTAATTGAGCAAAATGGAAAATTTAAAGTCGCAGTAGTTGCTCCCTAATTATGACAAAGTTGTAACATAAATTTAAATTGAATGTAACGCGATCTATTTCGATGTAATTTACGGCTACCAGTTCATATGAAAGCTGGCACCAGAGATACTTTTATGAAGAAATTAGCGCAATTTATCATCATTGTTGCAATGTTTATTACAAACTCCATTACAGCCCAAGCAGTTGGATCTGTGAAAGGAACCATCATTGATTCCGAAAATGGTGAGGCGGTTTTTGGAGCCACTATTGTTGTTAGGTCTGAAAAGAAATTCGCAAAAACCGATTTTGATGGTAGATACTCATTGGATTTGCCACCTGGCACTTATGATGTCGAATACCAAATGTATGGATACGGACCTCAAAAAAGAACCATTACCATTGCATCTGGAAAATCTCAAAATGTAAACGTTACATTTGGTGCACAAGTACTTGAAACGATTGAAGTAAAGGATAGGGCTCAAAATAACACAGAGTCTGCTTTGTTAGCACTACAAAGAAAAACAGGTACCGTATCAGACGGAATCTCGCAAGAAGCCATTAAAAAGAGTCCAGATGCAAGTGCTGGTGACGTAGTTAAACGTGTAACAGGAATTACATTAATTGGAGGAAAATACGTTTTCGTTCGAGGATTAGGTGAAAGATATTCCAATACACTTTTAAACGAAGTATTAATTCCTTCAACTGAGCCAGATAAACGTGTCGTACCATTGGATTTATTTCCTGCAAATATGATCAAAAATATACGCGTCATGAAAACTTTTGCTCCCGAAGATCCAGCAGAGTTTTCAGGTGGTTTGGTTAAAATAGAGACACAAGAGTATCCAGACAAACTAACAATGTCGTTAGGACTTGGTGTAGCTAGGAATATGAATACCACAGGTTATCAATTCAAAACTTTTGATGCAGGTGATTTTTTTGGTCGGCCAAATAGTTCTACAAAACGTCCAGACTTAGTCGAAAAACTCCCCAACGAATTTGTATTTGAACCAGGTAACCGATTTGGTGGACTTCCTCAAAATTTAGTAAATATCACTGCTGCATCATTTAATCAGCAATGGACTCCAGAAGAGAAAAAAGGTCCTTACGATAAAAACTTCAATTTTTCAGTTGGGAATACAATTCAGACAACCGAATCTGGACAAAGGTTAGGAATTTTCTTTGGTGTTACTAAGAGCGAAGAATATAGATACAGAGAAGAAAAGTCCACACGGTATGTTCCAAGTTTTGCTGGTGGAATCAGAACTCGAGAAACAACCTTCCTCAATCCAATTCAGCAACAAGAAACAAAAATTTATAACAAGGAAACAAACTTTGGAACAAATCTAAATTTAGCTTACGAATTTACCAAAGGGCAACAAATTTACCTTAAGACATTATATACAGTCGTTTCCGATACAAACGTACGTGAAGCAAAAGGTCTTAACAATATCGACAACTTTGAGTTTATTTCCAATACGAATACCTTTACTTCGAGAGCACTTTTCAACACGGTACTTGGTGGTGATCATGCCTTACAATTTGGATCGATGGCAAGACCACATAAACTCGAATGGAACTTAGCTTATGCTCAAGCAAATCGAGAGGAACCGAATTTAACCCAACAAGTTTGGAGAAGATCACAAGGCTCTAACCTAACAGATGGGTATTTTCGATTACTAAACAATCCAGATGGAACTAGATTTTATTCTGAATCTCGCGATATCGTGAGACAAGCTAACTTGAAGTATACGATTCCTTTTGAGCAGTGGAATGGACTGAAGTCAGATTTTAAATTCGGTGGTATGGCTCTCGAAAGACACAAAGATTTTACCTTTAAAGAGTATGGAAGTAAAAGTAATGTGGGTATTCGGTATCCGAATGATTTTTGGCCGGTTCCAGGTGAAATCACTTTCATTCCGACAGACTATATTTCTTCAACTGCCAATCCATTAGCCAATAAAACTTTTTCAGAACGTCAAATTGAACCAAATGCTTTTGATGCAATGCAAAAGTTACAAGCTTCATTTACGCAATTTGATATGCCACTATTCAATAAATTTCGATTTGTTGGTGGTGTAAGAATAGAAGATTCTTATCAGAAAGTAAGGACATTTAGAACACGTGATAGTAGTTCTTTGTCAAACCTTGACTACGGTTGTACTGTCGATAATGAAGATGTTCGAGTTGCATTAGTAAGATCAAATATTTGTACTCAAACTAACAATGGTATTGGAGAACTCAGAAAGAGGGATACATTACCTTCCATGAACTTTGTTTGGGATTTTCATAAAGATATGAATTTAAGAATGGGTTATACACAAACTGTAACTCGACCTGATCTTAGAGAATTATCTCCATTCGGATTTACTCCATATTTTGGGGCAGATAGGATATTCGGAAATCCAAATTTAAGAAGAACTTATATTCATAATTATGATGTGAGATATGAATATTATATCAATAATACTGATTTTGTTGGAGTGGGTGGTTTCTTTAAAGAAATGTCAAATCCAATTGAGATGATTGGTCAGCCGGTTGCAGGGAGTATTTCAGCAAACTTTACTTATACGAATGCAAAAGATGCACAAATAAGAGGTGTTGAATTTGATTTTAGAAAAGAGTTCTTTGATAAAATTAGATTTGAAACAAATTTATTTTTTATCAAATCCCAAGTTCAAGTTATACCTTGGGCAGATTTGGTATTAATAAAGTCTGGACTCGTTGACTCTCTAAATAGAAGTGCAAGTTACGATCCAACGAATATTTCTCGTCCACTCCAAGGTCAGTCAGAATACGTTTATAATCTAAAGTTTGACTATTTCATTACTAAAAACAGAAATCAAATCATTGGATTATATTATAACTTCTTCGGTGATCGTATTTATGCGGTAGGAGCTAACGGAACACCTGATGCAATCGAAAAAGGCGTTGGTATAACCGATATTGTTTATACTTTTAAGAGTGATGATAGGTTAGACTTTAAAGCAGCGGCAAAGAATATTATGGATACGAGGTTTAGAGTTTATCAAACAAATCAAGTCACAGGAGAAGATGAACTATTCTATGCTTATAGAATGGGCGTGACTTTTTCGGTTATGGCAACGTATAAATTCTTCTAAAACGTATCTTCCCCTAATCTTTTATAAATGAGATTAGAGATTCATTTATTCAACTTCCACCAATCCCCGCGTAAGCGGGGATTACACCCAATCCCTACTTCCCGTCCTATTTCCATTTCCAGATCATAGATTTCATTTTGGATCGGTCGGATAATGATCGTCGCACTCACAGTGATTGTTAAATCATCGCGAGTCAGGACCTCAACCTTCTCTTGGTAGCTACTCCATTGAACCGAGTAAACATAAACACTATTCCAAGGCATTATAGGTTTGGACCCTAGATTCTAGCGGTTTTTGGCTGAGGCCGCCACATAAGTCCCTCTTCTCCAGGACTAATGATGGAGAGGCAAGATACAAAAGAGGAGAGGCTCACACCCAAAATAGTAAGGAACTGGAAACTGTTTGGAAAAATGGATCGACGTTTCATAGTTAAACCATTAGACTACAACCGATGTTACAATTTCTAAGGCTGGATTGTTAGACCCAATTGATAGAAGTTTTTCTTACGATCCCACAAACATTCGAAGACCATTGCAAGGGCAATCTGATTTCGTAGCAAACTTGAAGTTTGATGTATATTTGAATAAACTAAAAACAACCACAATTGGTTTATATTATAACTACTTCGGTGATCGAATCTTTGTAGTTGGTGCAAACGGAACTCCCGATGCTTATGAACGCGGTGTTGGTTTAACTGACATTGTTTTCTCTCATAAAATGGACGATAAACTGGATTTTAAATTTATGTTAAGGAAGAATTATTCAATGAAGAAAAACTTTTCCGATCATATAGGGAAGGGGTTTCTTTTTCGATGTCAATGGGGTATAAGTTTTAGAACTGATACCAACTACCCCTTATAGAAAAGGCGGGAATGTTGATTCAGTAGACAAAAAATGGA
This genomic stretch from Leptospira meyeri harbors:
- a CDS encoding TonB-dependent receptor, producing MKKLAQFIIIVAMFITNSITAQAVGSVKGTIIDSENGEAVFGATIVVRSEKKFAKTDFDGRYSLDLPPGTYDVEYQMYGYGPQKRTITIASGKSQNVNVTFGAQVLETIEVKDRAQNNTESALLALQRKTGTVSDGISQEAIKKSPDASAGDVVKRVTGITLIGGKYVFVRGLGERYSNTLLNEVLIPSTEPDKRVVPLDLFPANMIKNIRVMKTFAPEDPAEFSGGLVKIETQEYPDKLTMSLGLGVARNMNTTGYQFKTFDAGDFFGRPNSSTKRPDLVEKLPNEFVFEPGNRFGGLPQNLVNITAASFNQQWTPEEKKGPYDKNFNFSVGNTIQTTESGQRLGIFFGVTKSEEYRYREEKSTRYVPSFAGGIRTRETTFLNPIQQQETKIYNKETNFGTNLNLAYEFTKGQQIYLKTLYTVVSDTNVREAKGLNNIDNFEFISNTNTFTSRALFNTVLGGDHALQFGSMARPHKLEWNLAYAQANREEPNLTQQVWRRSQGSNLTDGYFRLLNNPDGTRFYSESRDIVRQANLKYTIPFEQWNGLKSDFKFGGMALERHKDFTFKEYGSKSNVGIRYPNDFWPVPGEITFIPTDYISSTANPLANKTFSERQIEPNAFDAMQKLQASFTQFDMPLFNKFRFVGGVRIEDSYQKVRTFRTRDSSSLSNLDYGCTVDNEDVRVALVRSNICTQTNNGIGELRKRDTLPSMNFVWDFHKDMNLRMGYTQTVTRPDLRELSPFGFTPYFGADRIFGNPNLRRTYIHNYDVRYEYYINNTDFVGVGGFFKEMSNPIEMIGQPVAGSISANFTYTNAKDAQIRGVEFDFRKEFFDKIRFETNLFFIKSQVQVIPWADLVLIKSGLVDSLNRSASYDPTNISRPLQGQSEYVYNLKFDYFITKNRNQIIGLYYNFFGDRIYAVGANGTPDAIEKGVGITDIVYTFKSDDRLDFKAAAKNIMDTRFRVYQTNQVTGEDELFYAYRMGVTFSVMATYKFF
- a CDS encoding SPFH domain-containing protein, translated to MPWNSVYVYSVQWSSYQEKVEVLTRDDLTITVSATIIIRPIQNEIYDLEMEIGREVGIGCNPRLRGDWWKLNK